The following is a genomic window from Acidobacteriota bacterium.
CGCCTGCGCACACATCGCGGTCTTTGCGATGCGCGCGAAAATTCAGCCGAGCGAGACTCGATAAACGCAACCGGCCGGCCTTCCGAAAACCCGTGCACATGGCACACTATGCCATAGATGCGCCATCCACGTCGTCGCCGGTCTCGTGTCACCACGCTATGCTATACTCCCCTTCCATGCCTCCGTCTGATCGCAGACTGCTCCACCCCACCGGCGGACCTTATCGCTTCGTGGTTCTGGCTTTTGCTTCCCTGATGGCTTTTGGCAGCTACTTTGCTTACGACAGCGTGGGGGCCATAGAAACCACGCTGATCCAGGCCTTCCACACCAACCGCGCCGCCATCGGCACCATGTACACCATGTATAGCGTGGCCGCGGTCTTCGCGGTGCTTGCCGGAGGTTTTCTGATCGACCGCGCGGGCGTGCGCCTCGCCAGCCTCATCTTCTCCGCCTTTATCGTAGCCGGGGCCGCCGTGGTTGCCTGGTCGCCTGACCTGCCCGTTTTGTACGCCGGCCGCGTGCTTTTCGGCATCGGGTCTGAATCCATGATCGTCGCGCAAAGCGCCATCATCGCGCGCTGGTTTAAGGGCAAGGAACTGGCGCTGGCCTTTGGCATCGCCCTTACGATCTGCCGCCTGGGCACGCTGTTTTCCTTTAACACGGAACAATTGGTGGCCAGCCGCCTCGGATGGCGCAATGCACTCTGGATTGCCGCAGCGTTGTGCCTTGCCAGCCTGGTCTGCAACTGGATCTACACCTTGATGGACCGGCACGCCGAGCCGATTCTGCATCTGCCCGAAGCGGGCGGCGGCGACAAAATTACCTGGAGTGATGTGAGGAAGTTCCGGCACTCGTACTGGTACGCGGTAGGAATCTGCGTGGCGTTCTATTCCGCTATTTTTCCCTTTACGGCCCTGGCCACCGACTTCTTCCATGACAAATGGGGTATGCCGATGGCGTCAGCGGAAGGGCGCGGCTTTCTCTCCGGCGTGTTCTACAACTTCACCC
Proteins encoded in this region:
- a CDS encoding MFS transporter, which encodes MPPSDRRLLHPTGGPYRFVVLAFASLMAFGSYFAYDSVGAIETTLIQAFHTNRAAIGTMYTMYSVAAVFAVLAGGFLIDRAGVRLASLIFSAFIVAGAAVVAWSPDLPVLYAGRVLFGIGSESMIVAQSAIIARWFKGKELALAFGIALTICRLGTLFSFNTEQLVASRLGWRNALWIAAALCLASLVCNWIYTLMDRHAEPILHLPEAGGGDKITWSDVRKFRHSYWYAVGICVAFYSAIFPFTALATDFFHDKWGMPMASAEGRGFLSGVFYNFTHMFSTAQGTTSIIIAASMVLAPFAGNLVDRIGRRATLMVLGSILIVPAHLLLGLTYIWPVFSMIVLGAAFVLVPACIWPSVPLIVDERVVGTAFGLMTAIQNLGLAAFPVANGALRDATHGYTASQIMFAALGFCGLVFSVLLLRADRQEGGPLERAK